The following proteins come from a genomic window of Candidatus Bathyarchaeum sp.:
- a CDS encoding 30S ribosomal protein S26e: MPVKRKSRGRAKGSKGKGSLVQCQGCGQQVPRDKAKRVSRRVSLVDSLLYKELKQQGTYIASSQETKYYCVSCAVHRGVVKVRSKDERRSGPPRRPRRR; the protein is encoded by the coding sequence ATGCCAGTTAAACGAAAATCCAGAGGCAGAGCAAAAGGAAGCAAAGGAAAAGGTTCTCTAGTGCAGTGTCAGGGGTGTGGACAGCAAGTGCCTCGTGACAAGGCAAAACGTGTTTCCAGGAGGGTTTCATTGGTTGACTCGCTACTCTACAAAGAACTTAAACAGCAAGGCACTTACATCGCCAGCAGCCAAGAAACTAAATACTACTGTGTTTCATGTGCCGTGCACCGTGGAGTAGTCAAAGTACGCTCCAAAGACGAGCGCCGTTCAGGTCCGCCCAGAAGACCCCGACGACGTTAA
- the pgsA gene encoding archaetidylinositol phosphate synthase, translating to MLTKLKKQVQTALTSTANAFHNMGLTPNHVSILGIAFSLMAGVVYSQWYSNRAFLILAPVLMLVSGLFDALDGVIARVHGKATTFGAFFDSMLDRYADAIVLCGIIAGGLTNIAWGLAALVGSMMVSYARARAEAAGIKMESVGLAERAERIVIVGLASFVSYFWIDALNWSILILAILTNFTVLQRANYFRKAAK from the coding sequence TTGCTGACAAAACTCAAAAAACAAGTTCAAACCGCTTTGACTTCTACTGCTAATGCTTTTCATAACATGGGTTTAACTCCAAATCACGTTAGCATTTTAGGAATCGCATTTTCATTAATGGCGGGTGTTGTTTATTCGCAATGGTATAGTAATCGGGCGTTTTTGATACTAGCACCTGTTTTGATGTTGGTTTCTGGGCTGTTTGATGCTTTAGATGGTGTAATCGCCCGTGTCCACGGAAAAGCCACAACCTTTGGTGCATTTTTTGATTCTATGCTTGACCGATACGCCGATGCCATAGTACTTTGTGGAATCATAGCAGGGGGATTAACGAATATCGCTTGGGGTCTTGCTGCCCTTGTAGGTTCCATGATGGTTAGTTATGCTCGGGCACGAGCAGAAGCCGCCGGCATAAAAATGGAGTCTGTAGGCTTAGCAGAACGAGCAGAAAGAATAGTAATTGTTGGATTAGCAAGTTTTGTTAGTTACTTTTGGATTGACGCTTTAAACTGGAGCATCCTAATACTTGCTATATTAACAAACTTTACAGTTTTACAACGAGCAAACTATTTCCGCAAAGCAGCAAAATAA
- the proS gene encoding proline--tRNA ligase: MPVKRQKWHEDFGEWFRDVLINAEIMDYRYPVKGSGVWMPYGFKIRKNTLQIIRDLLDNSGHNETLFPLLIPETALAQEADHIKSFEGECFWVTHGGYEPLKVRFALRPTSETVIAPMLKLWIRSHVDLPMKLYQVVNVFRYETKATRPIIRMREVATFKEAHTCHADGDEAEQQVRQAVELYKQFFDSVGVPYVLSRRPDWDKFAGALYTLAFDLLCPDGKVLQIGTVHNLGQNFGKAFDIKYETKDGNQEYIWTTSYGISGRGIAAIFIAHGDDNGIVLPPEIAPVQVVVVPVPYKGQETEVNQACAEVAETLKNAGYRVELDTRNELTPGNKFYYWELRGVPIRVEIGPRDLANGVVTVVRRDSLKKQQLKMDEVVSGVHDLAETIARDLKTNAAALMNDRIYRVSRITEAKSLLKRKTGIVEVPWCGKDECGHNLEEEVDARLLGIPEDNPEKIDGTCVICGERAENVVRVASAY; the protein is encoded by the coding sequence TTGCCTGTAAAGCGACAAAAATGGCATGAAGATTTCGGTGAATGGTTCCGTGATGTTTTGATTAATGCAGAGATAATGGATTACCGTTATCCCGTGAAGGGTTCAGGAGTTTGGATGCCCTACGGCTTTAAGATACGAAAAAACACCTTACAAATCATACGGGACTTATTAGACAACAGCGGACACAATGAAACCCTGTTCCCCTTGCTTATTCCTGAAACTGCTTTAGCCCAAGAAGCCGACCACATCAAAAGCTTCGAAGGAGAATGCTTCTGGGTGACCCATGGAGGATATGAACCCCTCAAAGTCCGGTTCGCCCTGCGCCCCACCAGTGAAACCGTTATCGCGCCTATGCTTAAATTGTGGATACGCTCCCATGTAGATTTGCCCATGAAGCTATATCAAGTGGTAAACGTTTTCCGATACGAAACCAAAGCCACCCGACCAATTATCAGAATGCGAGAAGTTGCCACCTTTAAAGAAGCCCACACTTGTCACGCAGACGGCGACGAAGCTGAACAACAAGTCCGACAAGCTGTTGAACTGTATAAACAGTTTTTCGATTCTGTTGGTGTTCCTTATGTGCTTTCTAGAAGACCCGATTGGGACAAGTTTGCAGGAGCTTTGTATACCTTAGCCTTTGATTTATTGTGTCCTGATGGCAAAGTTTTGCAGATTGGAACCGTGCACAACCTAGGTCAAAACTTTGGCAAAGCCTTTGACATAAAATACGAAACTAAAGACGGCAATCAAGAATACATCTGGACAACCAGTTATGGTATTTCTGGACGGGGAATTGCTGCAATTTTCATTGCCCACGGAGATGACAACGGTATTGTTTTGCCCCCCGAAATTGCTCCCGTGCAGGTTGTTGTGGTTCCTGTTCCTTACAAGGGACAAGAAACCGAAGTCAACCAAGCCTGTGCCGAAGTCGCTGAAACCCTGAAAAATGCAGGTTACCGTGTTGAATTAGACACCCGAAATGAGTTGACTCCGGGTAACAAGTTCTATTACTGGGAACTGCGTGGAGTGCCAATCCGTGTTGAAATTGGTCCCAGAGACTTAGCCAACGGAGTAGTTACCGTAGTTCGGCGAGATAGTTTGAAGAAACAGCAACTGAAAATGGATGAAGTTGTATCTGGTGTGCATGACTTAGCTGAAACAATTGCACGTGATCTGAAAACTAACGCTGCGGCTTTGATGAATGATCGCATTTATCGTGTAAGTCGGATAACTGAAGCTAAAAGTTTACTCAAACGCAAAACTGGTATAGTTGAAGTTCCTTGGTGTGGCAAAGACGAGTGCGGTCATAATCTGGAAGAAGAAGTTGACGCTCGGTTGCTGGGAATTCCTGAAGATAATCCTGAAAAAATTGATGGAACCTGTGTTATTTGTGGTGAACGCGCAGAAAACGTTGTGAGGGTTGCTTCGGCGTATTAG